Below is a genomic region from Bacteroidota bacterium.
GTTTCTGGTTCAATGAGCAGTGCTAACAAATTACCATTAGTGAAAACCGGAATGAAGTTTTTGCTTGATGAAATGCGGGATATTGATAGAATGGCTATCGTTACCTATGCCAGTAGTCCCGGAGTTGCTCTAAATTCGACCAACGATAAAGAAAAAATAAGAAAAGCAATTGATAAATTAGGTGCCGGTGGCAGTACAGCTGGTGCAGGAGGTATTAATAGAGCCTATGAAATTGCTGAAGAGAACTTTGTAGTAGATGGAAATAATCGGATAATTATTGCCACCGATGGTGATTTTAATGTAGGAATTTCCGATCAGGATGAACTCATTAAACTTATTGAGAAAAAGCGTGAATCAGGAGTTTTTCTGACAACAATTGGTGTTGGTACAGGAAACTTAAATGAAGGAATGTTGGAACAATTGGCCAACAATGGAAATGGAACATTTGAATACATTGATAATGAGTTGCAGGCCCGCAAGGTTTTTATTGATGAGTTTGGAAAGTTTTTCACAGTAGCAAAAGATGTTAAAATCCAGATTGATTTTGATCCGGCTGTTGTGGAATTATATCGTTTGATCGGATACGAAAACAGGGTGTTGAATGATAGTGACTTTACGAATGATGCCAAAGATGCTGGTGAAATTGGTGCTGGTCAGACCATTACCGCTATTTATGAAATAAAGTCAACGCAAGTTGCATTTCTGAGAGGATCGCATCCAATCAGTATAAATT
It encodes:
- a CDS encoding DUF3520 domain-containing protein; translation: MKKIFFFAIIPLFVLLSSCYKEGALGPMGLGFDNGISSGEQYNTFSENPFVKAIDEPVSTFSIDADGGSYSNVRRFLKGGEMPPVDAIRVEELINYFQYNYADPIDQHPIGISTEVGECPWNADHKLIQIGIKGKSIAKENYPASNFVFLVDVSGSMSSANKLPLVKTGMKFLLDEMRDIDRMAIVTYASSPGVALNSTNDKEKIRKAIDKLGAGGSTAGAGGINRAYEIAEENFVVDGNNRIIIATDGDFNVGISDQDELIKLIEKKRESGVFLTTIGVGTGNLNEGMLEQLANNGNGTFEYIDNELQARKVFIDEFGKFFTVAKDVKIQIDFDPAVVELYRLIGYENRVLNDSDFTNDAKDAGEIGAGQTITAIYEIKSTQVAFLRGSHPISINFRYKKPNSDVSELIVKAATDDLTPFASTSEDFRFASAITSFGLLLRNSEYKGDTDYDKVLNWVNNARTFDPNSYRFYSTDLIKIAKGL